GAAGACTGCAAAAGCGGTAGTGGGCAGGGAGCCGTTCGCCGTGTTCCTTCCAGACGACATCATCTGGTCAGAGAAGCCGACTATCGGATCGATGATCGATCTCTACAACCAGTACCAGTCAATCGTCCTGGCTATCAAGCAGGTGCCGGACGAGATGGTGCCTAACCTGGGGATCGTCGCCGGCAATCAGATCGCCGACCAGGTGTACCAGGTGACGAAGATGGTGGAGAAGCCGAAGTTGGCGGACGCTCCGTCGAACCTGGCCATAATCGGACGGTACGTTCTCCCGCCGGAGATATTCGACGTGCTGGACCGCACGAAGCCGGGCGCCATCGGCGAGATACAGCTAACGGACGCAATGGCCACGCTTATGTCCTCCACCGGCAAGGCCTACGGCTACAAGTTCCACGGCGCACACTTCGATACCGGCGTTCCGCTGGGCATGCTCAAGGCCTCCGTCTACGCCGCCATGAAGCGGGAGGACCTGGCCCCGCAGCTCAAAGAGTGGCTGAAGAAGTACCAGTAGTAAGTAGTGGGTAGTTGGTAGTTGGCCAGACATACAGCCGGCTGTTGGATTGGCCAGCTACTAACTACCTACTACCAACTACCATCCCTCTGTGTTACCCTTTCGCCCAGCCCTTCAGCGACGTTCCCAGGAGGCCTCATGCGACTTATTCTAGCCGGCTGCGAGTACTCGGGGACCACTACCCTTGCCTACCGCCTCCGCGACTGGATCCACACGGTCATCGGCGGCAAC
This genomic stretch from SAR202 cluster bacterium harbors:
- a CDS encoding UTP--glucose-1-phosphate uridylyltransferase, which translates into the protein MKVRKAVIPVAGFGTRFLPATRAVPKNLLPVLDTPVIHFAVEEAAKAGIEHIVLVMSQRQEAMGYYFGKYTELELALEKKGNKAMLEKMLAIPKMVEISYVYQHEQMGLGHAVKTAKAVVGREPFAVFLPDDIIWSEKPTIGSMIDLYNQYQSIVLAIKQVPDEMVPNLGIVAGNQIADQVYQVTKMVEKPKLADAPSNLAIIGRYVLPPEIFDVLDRTKPGAIGEIQLTDAMATLMSSTGKAYGYKFHGAHFDTGVPLGMLKASVYAAMKREDLAPQLKEWLKKYQ